One genomic segment of Candidatus Zixiibacteriota bacterium includes these proteins:
- the clpP gene encoding ATP-dependent Clp endopeptidase proteolytic subunit ClpP, with the protein MKNDMTDKIVANYLVPMVVEQTGRGERAYDIFSRLLKDRIIFIGTPIDDQIANLVIAQLLFLDAEDPEKDVFVYINSPGGSVTAGMAIYDTMQFIKPDVVTTCMGLAASMGSFLLAAGTPGKRAALPNSRIMIHQPSAGTQGQVSDIVIMTEEFTKTKKRLNELLVKHTGQKLDRIEKDTDRNFFMSPDEAKEYGLIDKIYEFGKQERK; encoded by the coding sequence ATGAAGAATGACATGACCGACAAGATCGTTGCTAACTATCTGGTCCCGATGGTGGTCGAGCAGACCGGCCGCGGCGAGCGTGCGTATGATATTTTCTCTCGACTGCTCAAGGACCGGATCATCTTTATCGGGACCCCGATCGATGACCAGATCGCCAACCTCGTGATCGCCCAGTTGTTGTTTCTGGACGCCGAGGACCCGGAGAAGGATGTGTTCGTGTATATCAATTCGCCGGGCGGTTCGGTGACGGCCGGCATGGCCATCTACGACACCATGCAGTTCATCAAGCCGGACGTGGTGACTACTTGCATGGGGCTGGCTGCGTCTATGGGCTCATTTCTCCTGGCGGCCGGAACCCCCGGCAAGCGGGCAGCGCTCCCCAACAGCCGAATCATGATACACCAACCCTCAGCCGGCACGCAGGGGCAGGTGTCCGATATCGTGATCATGACGGAAGAATTCACCAAGACCAAGAAGCGTCTCAACGAGCTGTTGGTGAAGCACACTGGGCAGAAACTGGATAGGATCGAAAAGGACACGGACCGAAACTTTTTCATGTCGCCCGACGAGGCCAAGGAATACGGCCTGATCGACAAGATCTACGAGTTCGGCAAGCAGGAGCGGAAGTAG
- the clpX gene encoding ATP-dependent Clp protease ATP-binding subunit ClpX, whose translation MPHASNNPPSLPHRCSFCGKPYGQVKRLFSGHESYICNECVTLCADLLQTAPDVEPADELRDLPRPAEIKSFLDQYVIGQEDAKKAVSVAVYNHYKRINYQAGHRSTGQLSQSELDVDLEKSNILLLGPTGTGKTLIARSLAKFLKVPFTIADATVLTEAGYVGEDVENILVRLFQASNYNAAKTERGIVYIDEIDKISRKDGNPSITRDVSGEGVQQGLLKILEGTTSNIPPKGGRKHPEQAFVQIDTTNILFICGGAFDGLEKIVARRLGSRIVGFEAKKKYLGASSDEILDHVIPADLIEYGLIPEMVGRLPVVAGLRPLDETAMMSILTEPKNALTKQYARLMELEGVKLTFEPEALRAAVKLAMEKKTGARALRSIFEKAMMEIMFEVPSRPDLAEVIITRETILDNKPPRTITQAEKKKAG comes from the coding sequence ATGCCCCACGCCAGCAACAATCCACCATCGTTGCCCCACCGCTGCTCGTTCTGCGGGAAACCCTACGGACAGGTCAAACGGCTGTTCTCAGGGCATGAGTCCTATATCTGCAACGAGTGTGTCACGCTCTGCGCCGACCTTCTGCAGACTGCGCCCGATGTCGAACCCGCCGATGAACTCCGAGATCTTCCCCGCCCCGCCGAGATAAAGAGCTTCCTCGACCAGTACGTGATCGGCCAGGAAGATGCCAAGAAGGCCGTTTCAGTAGCGGTCTACAACCACTATAAGCGCATAAACTACCAGGCAGGGCATCGGAGCACAGGGCAACTTTCGCAAAGTGAGCTCGATGTCGATCTGGAGAAATCCAACATTCTCCTTTTGGGTCCCACCGGCACCGGCAAGACGCTGATTGCCCGCTCGCTGGCCAAATTCCTCAAAGTGCCGTTTACGATCGCTGACGCTACAGTGTTGACGGAGGCAGGCTATGTGGGTGAGGATGTCGAGAACATCCTGGTCCGTTTGTTCCAGGCCTCCAACTACAATGCGGCCAAAACCGAGCGCGGCATTGTGTATATCGATGAAATCGACAAGATTTCACGCAAAGACGGCAACCCCTCAATTACACGAGATGTCTCCGGCGAGGGCGTCCAGCAAGGGCTATTGAAAATCCTCGAAGGCACAACGTCCAACATTCCACCCAAAGGGGGGCGTAAACATCCGGAGCAGGCGTTCGTGCAGATTGACACGACCAATATCCTGTTCATCTGCGGCGGAGCGTTTGATGGCCTGGAAAAGATCGTCGCCCGCCGATTAGGCAGCAGGATAGTCGGGTTCGAAGCTAAGAAAAAATACCTTGGCGCCTCATCAGATGAGATCCTTGACCATGTCATCCCGGCAGATTTGATCGAGTACGGTCTTATTCCCGAGATGGTGGGGCGGCTGCCTGTAGTGGCGGGCCTTCGACCGCTCGACGAAACGGCAATGATGAGCATACTCACCGAGCCGAAGAATGCGCTCACCAAACAGTATGCCCGTCTAATGGAACTCGAAGGTGTCAAGCTCACGTTTGAACCCGAAGCACTTCGCGCGGCGGTGAAGCTGGCGATGGAGAAGAAGACCGGCGCGCGGGCGCTTCGCTCCATTTTCGAGAAGGCGATGATGGAGATCATGTTTGAGGTGCCGTCGCGTCCCGACCTGGCTGAGGTTATCATCACCCGCGAAACGATTCTCGACAACAAACCTCCCCGCACAATCACGCAGG
- a CDS encoding HAMP domain-containing sensor histidine kinase — protein sequence MNIPVANEPTTYLSSNADHTNTTAQPIVESLGQAIFLVNSAGELSYLNQSANNLLRSIGVNLPSAHGAVGLKWRELFAGQCFPGWQNILTSVTATVEPNVSTLIRYETPNTVRHFAATVDSCRCNGSSSGDRVVSLREVTKELTNLQRQANLHTAAERGSLLSWITHDMNNFLGMILGGVEIAQINLGKGNLEKVTATLEKLKGNVGKAEQFTSALAESTRMETRKALLNLNDVVSDTAAFARTQKKFGRVEVRLALCHNLPPFALDPNQIALLLLSLLDNGADAIIESGRADGTVTVTTVATDTGVILTVTDNGVGLPANIKDRLFRAHLTTKPNARGYGLVNCARIIMNHDASFTVSSEPSQGATFTFTFPFHPVDRTQGSDGKS from the coding sequence ATGAATATTCCAGTCGCAAATGAGCCAACAACTTACCTATCGAGCAATGCTGACCACACCAACACGACAGCACAGCCGATTGTCGAATCACTTGGTCAGGCCATATTCCTGGTGAACAGTGCAGGGGAGCTATCGTATCTCAATCAGTCCGCCAACAACCTGCTACGTTCGATAGGCGTCAATCTGCCTTCTGCCCACGGAGCTGTCGGTTTGAAATGGCGCGAACTGTTTGCCGGGCAGTGCTTTCCCGGATGGCAGAATATTCTGACATCGGTAACCGCCACTGTCGAGCCAAACGTCTCCACGTTGATTCGATATGAAACGCCGAATACTGTCCGCCACTTCGCCGCCACGGTTGATTCGTGCCGATGCAACGGGAGCTCATCGGGTGACCGCGTGGTTTCCCTTCGCGAAGTCACCAAAGAACTGACAAACCTGCAGCGCCAGGCGAACCTCCACACTGCCGCTGAGCGGGGCTCGTTGCTTTCCTGGATCACCCACGACATGAACAATTTCCTCGGCATGATTCTTGGTGGCGTGGAGATAGCACAGATCAATCTCGGAAAAGGGAATCTCGAAAAAGTGACTGCCACGCTGGAAAAACTCAAAGGGAACGTGGGGAAAGCGGAGCAGTTTACCTCGGCTCTTGCTGAATCCACTCGGATGGAAACGCGCAAAGCGCTTCTCAATCTCAACGATGTTGTCTCAGATACTGCTGCGTTCGCCCGTACCCAGAAGAAATTTGGTCGTGTCGAGGTACGCCTTGCGCTCTGTCACAACCTGCCGCCCTTTGCACTCGATCCCAATCAGATTGCGCTCTTGCTCCTGAGTCTGTTGGACAATGGCGCCGATGCCATAATCGAATCTGGTCGGGCAGATGGCACCGTTACCGTAACAACAGTTGCGACTGATACCGGGGTCATTCTGACAGTTACCGACAACGGCGTGGGGCTCCCGGCCAATATCAAAGACCGGTTGTTCCGCGCCCATCTGACCACCAAACCGAACGCCCGTGGCTATGGGCTGGTGAATTGTGCGCGGATCATCATGAACCACGACGCGTCATTCACGGTTTCATCCGAGCCCAGTCAGGGTGCGACATTCACGTTCACGTTTCCGTTTCATCCGGTGGACCGGACGCAGGGGAGCGATGGGAAAAGCTGA
- a CDS encoding tetratricopeptide repeat protein, translating to MRQALVSVTAVIFVALATADSSPLPTFDSLWNYDQPAETEVKFRVLLPLARESGNIAYLAELMTQIARTAGLQQHFGRAHAILDSVEALLPKAGSQPRVRYLLERGRAFNSSQQQERAIPLFTEAWERAQKAGLDGFAVDAAHMLAIATPADQHMNWNKKALALAQKSPDPKARKWQGSLFNNIGWDYFDQEKYDSALDMFQKALAFRQEQNQPVQIRFAKWCVAKTYRVLGRLDTALVIQQVLEKEWSESGEKQDGYVYEELAECLLALNRPDEATPYFAKAYTLLKEDLWLSRDEPERLERLKEMGRVGQ from the coding sequence ATGAGACAGGCGTTAGTGAGCGTGACAGCAGTGATATTCGTTGCTCTTGCCACAGCCGACAGCAGCCCCTTGCCGACGTTTGATTCCCTGTGGAATTACGACCAACCAGCCGAGACGGAGGTCAAGTTTCGTGTACTGTTGCCGCTGGCGCGGGAATCAGGTAATATCGCATACCTGGCGGAGCTCATGACGCAGATCGCCCGAACGGCGGGACTTCAGCAACATTTCGGAAGGGCTCACGCCATTCTCGATAGCGTGGAGGCGCTGCTTCCGAAGGCTGGAAGTCAGCCAAGGGTCCGATATCTGCTGGAACGGGGACGGGCATTCAATTCGTCACAGCAACAGGAGCGGGCGATTCCGCTGTTCACCGAAGCGTGGGAACGGGCACAGAAGGCGGGACTCGATGGTTTCGCGGTCGATGCTGCCCACATGCTGGCTATTGCAACGCCTGCGGACCAGCACATGAACTGGAATAAAAAAGCTCTGGCCCTGGCACAGAAATCGCCGGACCCAAAGGCCCGGAAATGGCAGGGGAGCCTTTTCAACAACATTGGCTGGGACTATTTCGATCAGGAGAAATATGACAGCGCGCTCGACATGTTCCAGAAGGCGTTAGCGTTTCGCCAGGAGCAGAATCAGCCAGTGCAGATCCGCTTTGCCAAGTGGTGCGTAGCGAAGACCTATCGTGTGCTTGGAAGACTCGACACGGCCCTCGTCATACAGCAGGTGCTGGAGAAGGAATGGAGTGAATCGGGCGAGAAACAGGACGGCTACGTGTACGAGGAACTGGCCGAATGTCTGCTGGCCCTGAATCGCCCCGATGAGGCTACCCCCTATTTCGCCAAGGCTTACACTCTACTGAAAGAAGACCTTTGGCTATCACGTGATGAGCCTGAGCGGCTGGAAAGGTTGAAAGAGATGGGGAGGGTTGGACAATAA
- the acsA gene encoding acetate--CoA ligase — protein sequence MTVTDTQGNISMSNIGSYEDRLRNFDWSIAEKELEYRPGDVLNIGWYCSDRICRMGKANKLALLWEGTGAPDRKYTFNDIRLASNTIGHFLRELGIKPEERVCLFMDKIPELYLGFLGVLKIGAIAQPLFSAFGDESLFIRLNDAQTSAIITQKKHAPKVRKILDRLPNLKHLIIVDHDGKKALGEREIPFSLDDAPKIEQLEIHPTKAESPSVLHYTSGTTGQPKGVKHVHYALIAQYLTAKWVLDLRDDDIYWCTADPGWVTGTSYGIIAPFALGVTQCVLDVGFAAENWYRFIEKNKITVWYSAPTAIRSLMKAGEEVVRRFNLSSLRHLASVGEPLNAEAVIWSERVYGLPFLDTYWQTETGSIMLTNFPGMKIKPGSMGRPFPGITAVVVDPKTYEPITEPGKVGLIAFRPGWPSMMRAYWNNETTYQGKFKNGWYLPGDRSSIDRDGYFWFTGRDDDIINTAGHLVSPFEVESALLEHQAVAESAVVAKPDEVNMEVVKAFVMLKPNFIASPDLELEIMNFIRKKLSPLAMPQEIEYVERLPKTRSGKIMRRMLRAQEWGQQVGDTSTLEDD from the coding sequence ATGACCGTCACAGATACACAAGGGAACATTTCGATGTCCAATATTGGCTCCTACGAGGACCGCCTCAGGAATTTCGACTGGTCCATCGCAGAAAAGGAACTGGAATACAGGCCAGGCGATGTGCTCAACATCGGCTGGTACTGCTCCGACCGCATCTGCCGGATGGGAAAAGCGAACAAGCTCGCGCTGTTGTGGGAAGGAACCGGCGCTCCGGACCGCAAGTATACCTTCAACGATATTCGGTTGGCCAGTAACACAATCGGTCATTTCCTCCGCGAACTTGGCATCAAGCCGGAAGAGCGCGTTTGTCTGTTCATGGATAAGATTCCGGAACTGTATCTGGGATTTTTGGGCGTCCTCAAGATCGGCGCCATCGCACAGCCGTTGTTTTCGGCGTTCGGCGATGAATCGTTGTTCATCCGCCTGAACGATGCCCAGACCAGTGCCATAATCACGCAGAAGAAACATGCCCCCAAAGTCCGCAAGATTTTGGACCGTTTGCCCAATCTCAAACATCTGATCATTGTGGATCACGATGGCAAGAAAGCGCTCGGGGAACGGGAGATCCCGTTCTCGCTTGACGACGCTCCCAAAATCGAGCAACTGGAGATTCATCCGACAAAAGCTGAATCCCCCTCGGTGCTTCATTATACATCCGGCACCACTGGCCAACCCAAAGGCGTGAAGCATGTGCACTATGCATTGATCGCCCAGTATCTTACCGCCAAGTGGGTGCTGGACCTCCGCGATGACGACATCTACTGGTGCACCGCCGATCCGGGCTGGGTGACCGGTACTTCTTACGGAATCATCGCGCCGTTTGCGCTTGGCGTCACCCAATGCGTACTGGATGTAGGGTTCGCGGCCGAAAACTGGTACCGTTTCATCGAGAAAAACAAGATTACGGTCTGGTATTCCGCGCCAACCGCCATCCGCTCGCTCATGAAAGCGGGGGAAGAGGTAGTGAGAAGATTCAATCTTTCCTCGCTTCGCCATCTGGCCTCGGTCGGCGAACCGCTCAACGCTGAGGCGGTTATCTGGTCCGAGCGCGTGTACGGCCTGCCGTTCCTCGATACCTATTGGCAGACCGAAACCGGCTCCATTATGCTCACCAATTTCCCCGGCATGAAGATCAAGCCGGGCTCGATGGGGCGTCCGTTTCCGGGAATTACGGCGGTTGTGGTCGATCCCAAAACGTACGAGCCGATCACGGAGCCGGGCAAAGTCGGTCTGATCGCCTTCCGACCCGGCTGGCCCTCTATGATGCGCGCATACTGGAATAACGAAACAACCTATCAGGGGAAGTTCAAGAATGGCTGGTACCTGCCGGGAGACAGGTCGAGTATCGACCGCGATGGGTACTTTTGGTTCACCGGGCGCGACGATGACATAATCAACACCGCCGGGCATCTGGTCAGTCCGTTCGAGGTGGAATCGGCGCTTCTGGAGCACCAGGCGGTCGCCGAATCGGCCGTGGTAGCGAAGCCTGACGAGGTTAACATGGAAGTGGTGAAAGCGTTCGTGATGCTCAAGCCCAACTTCATCGCCAGTCCGGATTTGGAACTTGAGATCATGAATTTCATCCGCAAGAAACTCTCGCCGCTGGCCATGCCGCAGGAGATAGAATATGTCGAGCGGCTTCCCAAGACTCGCAGCGGCAAGATTATGCGCCGTATGCTGAGGGCACAAGAGTGGGGCCAGCAAGTCGGCGACACCTCCACCCTTGAAGATGATTGA
- a CDS encoding L-threonine 3-dehydrogenase: MKKILVTGAIGQIGSELILELRRRYGHDNVIASDIRLPTEPGLLGDGPFEFVDVVVPQHIGRVVKQYHIGTIYHLAAILSANGESKPHLAWDVNIHGLYNVLEVAREYGCALFTPSSIAAFGKSTPPDGTPQDTLQRPDTMYGVTKVAGELLCDYYFKRFGLDTRGLRFPGLISYVTEPGGGTTDYAVAIYYEAILHKRFTCNLRADTSLDMMYMPDALRAMIELMEADSSRLIHRNAFNVTAMHFTPSQIAAEIRRHIPEFTIEYEIDQVRQAIADSWPNSIDDSCARNEWGWKHEYELPAMTDDMLRVLRKRLLGDKAGQPAAR; encoded by the coding sequence ATGAAGAAGATTCTGGTCACTGGCGCAATCGGGCAAATTGGCTCGGAACTGATCCTTGAACTCCGGCGCCGATACGGTCACGATAACGTGATCGCTTCGGATATCCGTCTGCCCACCGAGCCGGGTCTTCTCGGCGATGGCCCTTTTGAATTTGTCGATGTCGTGGTACCGCAGCATATCGGGCGGGTGGTCAAGCAGTACCATATCGGGACTATCTACCATCTGGCGGCCATACTGTCGGCCAACGGAGAGTCGAAACCGCATTTGGCATGGGATGTCAACATTCATGGACTGTACAACGTCCTCGAAGTCGCCCGCGAATATGGCTGTGCACTGTTCACGCCCAGCTCCATCGCCGCATTCGGCAAGTCAACTCCGCCTGACGGCACCCCGCAGGATACACTTCAGCGACCGGATACTATGTATGGTGTCACCAAGGTGGCAGGCGAACTGCTCTGTGACTACTACTTCAAGCGGTTCGGCCTTGACACACGTGGTCTTCGATTTCCCGGGTTGATCTCGTATGTGACGGAACCTGGGGGTGGCACCACCGACTACGCCGTCGCTATCTACTACGAAGCCATCCTTCACAAGCGGTTCACGTGCAACCTTCGAGCGGACACGTCGCTCGACATGATGTACATGCCGGATGCGCTCCGCGCCATGATCGAACTGATGGAGGCCGATAGCTCACGCCTGATCCACCGCAATGCCTTCAACGTGACCGCCATGCATTTCACGCCTTCACAGATCGCCGCAGAGATACGCAGACATATTCCAGAGTTCACTATCGAATACGAGATCGACCAGGTACGACAAGCGATCGCCGATTCCTGGCCGAACTCCATCGATGATTCCTGTGCCCGCAACGAATGGGGCTGGAAACATGAATACGAATTACCTGCCATGACCGACGATATGCTGCGCGTCCTGCGCAAGCGCCTACTGGGGGACAAAGCCGGCCAGCCCGCTGCCCGCTAA
- the tig gene encoding trigger factor gives MKVELKQGEGLVRELSVEIPAATVQTETEKKFQEVKEKTTLKGFRKGKAPLTMIRSMFAEQVKADVVDDLIKSTLPEAVKGQALNIASRPTLTDFKFTDDGGFVYVAKVEIFPEVTTVKYDGLKVTSTPVDVNDEEVNDVVEHIRKKLSELRPVDRESREGDLVVVDLKKVKDPKLVIKSTEFLGSEVDLGNPMTVKEFRDQLIGVKAGEVKPVEVKYPQDYSDTQFAGAEIWYEATIKQVKERILPELSDAFAKQTGQAETLLELKLKIREDIGRQKTEAQSRMQRREIVHQICEINPIPIPDGMVEDYLDAVVEDFKKNYKDADEAEIRKGYRQTGVDTMRWDILWHTLATQEKLEISTTDTENWIQGFAAHNNLTMVQAREALSRSGRANSLRESMLEEKVVEFLRTRAQTVTIGA, from the coding sequence GTGAAAGTTGAACTAAAACAGGGAGAGGGGTTGGTGCGGGAACTCTCAGTCGAGATTCCGGCCGCCACCGTCCAGACCGAAACTGAAAAGAAGTTTCAGGAAGTCAAAGAGAAGACCACCCTCAAAGGGTTCCGCAAGGGGAAAGCCCCGCTCACCATGATCCGCTCCATGTTTGCCGAACAGGTGAAAGCGGACGTGGTCGATGATCTGATCAAGTCCACTCTCCCCGAAGCAGTGAAGGGGCAAGCTCTCAATATCGCTTCCCGCCCGACGCTGACCGATTTCAAGTTCACCGATGACGGCGGCTTTGTCTATGTGGCCAAGGTCGAGATATTCCCGGAAGTTACCACCGTTAAATACGATGGTCTCAAAGTGACATCCACGCCTGTTGACGTGAATGACGAGGAGGTCAACGACGTGGTCGAGCATATTCGCAAGAAGCTTTCGGAACTTCGGCCGGTGGATCGCGAATCCCGCGAAGGGGACCTGGTGGTGGTTGACCTCAAGAAAGTGAAAGACCCGAAGCTGGTGATAAAGAGCACTGAGTTCCTGGGCTCCGAGGTGGACCTTGGGAACCCGATGACCGTCAAGGAATTCCGCGATCAGTTGATCGGCGTGAAAGCGGGCGAGGTGAAACCGGTTGAGGTCAAGTACCCCCAGGACTATTCTGATACCCAGTTTGCCGGCGCGGAGATCTGGTATGAGGCCACTATCAAGCAGGTGAAAGAGCGGATACTCCCGGAGCTTTCGGATGCCTTTGCGAAGCAGACCGGCCAGGCGGAGACACTCCTGGAATTGAAGCTCAAGATCCGCGAAGATATCGGCAGGCAAAAAACTGAGGCGCAGAGCCGCATGCAGCGCCGCGAGATTGTCCACCAGATATGCGAGATAAACCCTATCCCGATTCCCGACGGCATGGTGGAGGACTACCTTGACGCGGTGGTGGAGGATTTCAAGAAAAACTACAAGGATGCCGATGAGGCGGAGATCCGCAAGGGTTACCGCCAGACCGGCGTGGATACCATGCGCTGGGATATCCTCTGGCATACGCTGGCCACGCAGGAAAAACTGGAGATTTCGACGACAGATACCGAAAATTGGATACAAGGGTTTGCCGCGCACAATAACCTGACCATGGTGCAGGCGCGCGAGGCCCTCTCCCGTTCCGGTCGGGCCAACAGCCTGCGCGAATCGATGCTCGAGGAGAAGGTTGTGGAGTTCCTCCGCACCAGGGCGCAGACGGTGACGATTGGCGCATAG
- a CDS encoding acyl carrier protein: protein MEDMKEVVRKYVINEYVEDDTEVTFDTPLISGGIVDSFSMVSLKRFLENKYKISIPDDKATPEAFDSVNKIVLLVKQFVKE from the coding sequence ATGGAAGATATGAAAGAAGTTGTCCGGAAATACGTCATTAACGAATATGTCGAAGACGATACGGAGGTCACGTTCGACACGCCGCTTATATCGGGCGGGATTGTCGATTCGTTTTCGATGGTATCGCTCAAGCGGTTTCTGGAGAACAAGTACAAGATTTCGATCCCGGACGACAAAGCGACACCGGAGGCATTCGATTCGGTCAACAAGATTGTCCTCCTGGTCAAGCAGTTCGTGAAGGAGTGA